The Arachidicoccus terrestris genome includes the window TTTGACATGCCACCATACCTATGGCAAGTATTGCAATAATAATTTTTGTGTACAACATTTTTTACTATTTTATTTTAAGAAATTATTTATTCGATAAAACTATCACTGTCTACCATATAGGCCGCATTCGCTGCAATTTTATCGCCAGCTGCAATGCCCTTAAGAATCTGAATACCTTGACTTGTTTGTATACCGGTCTTTACATTTCTGACATGAAAGACATCCTGGTGCTGTTTATCCTGCACCCAGACCACCGTCCTTTGCCCCAGGCGGTTGATGGCCGAAAGGGGCACAAACACTTGATCTGGTGCACCAGCGCCGGCGACAGCAATCTTTCCCTGAATCAGGGTACCTATTTTCCAGGCGGGAGGCAGATGATCCAAATAGACGCGGATGCTGGCCGTTTTCTCCTGCTGGAGTCGGGCTGGCGGTACAAAATCCACTTGTCCGGTTAACGCATGACCGGGACTAGCCTCCGCATACAGGCGGACGGCATCTCCTCTATGCAGGCGCCAGACATCCGGCGTAAAGACGTCCAGCAGCGCCCACGCCCGGTGGATATTCTGAATAGAAAATATGGTTTGACCTCTATCAACATACATGCCTTCCCCAACACCGAGCGGCTCAGGCTGGGCATCACTTTGTGCAGTCGTTACACGATCGCCCCTACCGACCGCCATATCCATATCGGCTTGTCCCTCAGACATAGCCATCTGCCCACTAGCCGCATTTGTTTTTGTTAAAATACCACTGAACGGACTATAAATAGTCACTTCTGTTAAGGGCTGGCCGCTCTGTATAACCTTTTGTACTTCAGCGACACGCATCCCCAGATTAAGCAGTTGATCCTTAATGCCACTGATAAGCGCCGAATCCCTATCTTTCAGAACCTGTAAAAGATTTCTTTGTATACTGAGTAGTTCGGGACTATAGATATCCATCAGCGGTTGCCCCTTTTTGATAGACTGATTCGAATATTTTACATAGAGCTTTTCAATGCGGCCGGTAACTCTAGAACTTATTGTATTCAGATCACGCTTGTCAAAGTCGATATATCCTTGTGCAGTGATCGTGTCGGCGGCACTTGCCTTTACCGCCTCAACAACTTTGAACGCACCAATTACTGTCTGGGTAACAGGCTCGGTCAGATAACGCAATGAAGAATCTAA containing:
- a CDS encoding efflux RND transporter periplasmic adaptor subunit gives rise to the protein MKLTKLSWYYLIPLWGLVWILSGCGTDHSRLKAKSDAYYTCSMHPQVHKEKPGKCPICGMKLIKVTSSGQNAASLDSSLRYLTEPVTQTVIGAFKVVEAVKASAADTITAQGYIDFDKRDLNTISSRVTGRIEKLYVKYSNQSIKKGQPLMDIYSPELLSIQRNLLQVLKDRDSALISGIKDQLLNLGMRVAEVQKVIQSGQPLTEVTIYSPFSGILTKTNAASGQMAMSEGQADMDMAVGRGDRVTTAQSDAQPEPLGVGEGMYVDRGQTIFSIQNIHRAWALLDVFTPDVWRLHRGDAVRLYAEASPGHALTGQVDFVPPARLQQEKTASIRVYLDHLPPAWKIGTLIQGKIAVAGAGAPDQVFVPLSAINRLGQRTVVWVQDKQHQDVFHVRNVKTGIQTSQGIQILKGIAAGDKIAANAAYMVDSDSFIE